GATttactaataaaaataaatgtttgagtttatatatacatttattttgatttgtaaaatattttggTATGTTATTTTTAATAGGAGTGATTTTAATCTAAAATGATGTCATTACAGAGACGATGATATTTTATATGTTACGAGTGGGGAAGATTTTATTTCGAAGGACAAAATGCCTATTCAGACTCAGTTgaataaaaattcagaatgGATTACATTAAATGTTGGTGGAAAATATTTTACTACAACGAGAGACACTTTAACAAAAAACGAACCAGCGAGCATGTTGGCTAGGTAGGTAAATATTATGCTCTAGTGTACTGAGCTTTAGTATGTTTTGATGCATATATTTTTGATATAATGTAATAAAATCATTTATAGAATGTTCACTGAATCTACACACAGTGAACAAAGAATTGTTCCCAGTAGACAAGACAAAAATGGTGCGTATCTAATCGATAGAAGTCCTACATACTTTGAGCCactattaaattatttaagACATGGACAGATCATACTTGATTCTAATGTTAATGCAGcaggtattatttttatttcacaaTTTATCAATTGATAGTAAAATAACTGCTCATTTCGAATGTATTTTAAACTCTTGTCTATATTTTCCTTAatctatttatgtttcaggcgttttaGCAGAAGCTCGGTTTTATGGCATAGATGGTGTTATTGAAACGTTGATGGAAATTGTTGAAGAAAATTATCTACAGAAGTGTGCGGCTGGGGTATCTTTAACTCGAAAAGATGTACTTAAAGCGATAATGTCAACATCAACGACTTCAGAACTTAGGTTTCAAGGTGTCAATTTCATTGGTGCTGATTTATCAAAGTTAGATCTTAGGAATATTAATTTCAAGGTGACTAAAATAGCGGTAGTTTGTTGTTAATATAATGGGTTTTATTTCATCGCAGAAACTCGAATACCCGATGTTCGAAAACTGAGAGCGATAAATTTGGCGCTCAAAATTAGacgtttaataaaatattaaaatacttaCTTCTCGCTAGAAAATATTCTATGGCTAATACTTTAACTATAAAACTTTAAATTTTTAGTTGCGGATGGTGTATCTTAAGCATTGGCCTTATCGCTTTCGGTTATCGCTTGCCAGCACATTACTTTGATTCGCCCGTTTACTCTCCTTGTTACATAGTTTGGACAAGGAACCGATTCAAGCATATACAAATTCGTTACCTTCCCTCATTAATTGATCACAGATGGATTTACATGTTGATCAGTTAAAGAGGATGTGGTGTATTGTGATGGATATTATGATGAAATTTATTGTGTATGTTTATTTGAAAATAAGTAAATGCAATTGTTagcaatataatttttcataattattattgttcttGCAGTATGCGGTGATGCGTGGTTGCAGCTTGGAGGGTGCTAATTTATCAGGCTGTTGTTTTGAACGAGCCGATTTGTCTTATGCAAATTTACAGAGTGCTCAGCTCGTTTGTGTAAAAATGTCATGTGCAAATCTTGCAGCTGCCAATCTTCGTTCATGTAATTTTGAAGATCCCAGCGGTTTACCAGCAAATATGGAGGGTGTTAACCTCAAAGGTGCCAATCTCGAAGGTAGCAATATGGCTGCTGTAAATCTTAGAGTCGCAACATTAAAAAATGCTATTCTAAGAAACTGTGATCTTCGATCAGCTGTATTAGCTGGTGCTGATTTAGAGGTAACATTGTTCCACTATTTATCAGAGGATATTAGTTTTTACTTAATAACGAATACgaattatttatatttgtttCAGTGCTGTAACTTGTCAGGGTCCGACTTACATGAAGCAAATTTACGCGGTGCCAATTTAAAAGATGCTGCGTTCGAATTAATGTTAACACCATTGCACATGTCTCAaacaatacgataaaagtaaatGCAGTACCCCGGTCATATCTAACGGTGGTCTAATTTCTGTAAACtagatatttatttaatttataggGTAAGGATTTACGTGATAGTAGTTTTGTCTCGAAAAAACTATAGACTGAACAATGTAATGATATAGTTACTCTAGAATGTAcaatgaaatttatttaatgGAAAAATACCATTTTCACTTTTAAAGCAACATAGAAGGGAATTAATAATAGGCTATTGAATTAATGCGAGTATTGCTCATTTCATTTGTCATTTGTTTATAATTATGTgttcatttattaatatttctgaTTGATCATACGTCAATATAACTGTTACAGTGTTGTATGTTAATCATGAGGAATGCTGTTTACATCTTCCGCTAAACAATTAAAGTAATCTTTtataacaataattaaacattagTGGCTAATATGTACGTATTAATTACACTTGTCGTCCGTTACAAAAATATGGATTATATTCTCTTATTTCTGCAGTAGGTatatatattttacaaaattcataacaaaattttttaaaaacgttTTGTAATCATATTATTCATGTATAATTGACATCTTATTTAATTACTGTTTCAAACGTATTTTTTGTTGTCAAAAGTTGCTTGAATTGAAATAGTAATGAAACTTACTCTTGTATACTCTATATTTGTCCAAAAGAAATGTATAAACAGAGCTTTCTTCTAAATATCTACACGACAAGCCTAAAAATTTAGCCTATGTTAACTAAGCACATGTAACTTAATTTTAGGTATTTTACTTAAAGTAGTTTAaatgaattaaattttttatgggGTATATATCTAGGTAAATATTTTCTTATTGTAAgttttatttatgtatatatgtaattAATACATAAACaaattgtatattttaaaaaatatattgtaaATTTCTGTATTTAAAATTTAGTTTTTGATCATTACTACTTTATACATTATCATTATTACTTTATACATTActaagtattattattagtactactattttttattattataacgcttccaaatacatttattaaaaattagttTTTATAAAATCCTGACAATTAATAGTTGTGTACATACGTATTTAGTTATCGACGGAAAGTTCTCATTCGTATTTATAGAGTTTTCAGTGATGAGTGTTTATACATAATAGTAGTCagcttatttaatttaattgttaATTCAATACCTTAACTAAATACCTGTCTGATAAGTACACTAGTGTAACGCATATCTGCACCCAGTACAGGACCCGCTAGGTGCAGATACGTCTTACATAAACACTAATTTCGTTAAAACGATAAAATTGCTTAAGCTTTTTTAAAAATAGTACGAATGAATCCCTTATATTctgccgataaaaatgatactaaACACAGTACAATTTGGATCACTTTCGATCATCTGTATCATACCGTTCGATGCCCGAGTGCAGTTAGGCATTACAGACGGAACTgcgatttaaaaattcgaattttttgTAACAATCAACGCTATTTGTATCATATCATAGGAAATATGTTCAAAAtatctaaaatttaatttttgaatttaCAAAAATTAGGAGGAAAGAAATTAAGAAATATCAAAAATATTATATGAACAAAGTTTATATTGTTGTGCATATTTTTATAGAAACActatttaattttcttattaCACAATACTTTATTTTAAACATCAAAATCATCTCATAAAAATATTAGTATTATTATAGGTACAACAGAATACTTTTAATGAATAAGAATTCATTTTAAATGGTAcaattatgcaatggaaatagaaTTGGTAAGATATTTTGTAGAATGGTATGTAGATGCAGAAAAACACTCTAAGTACTTACGACATGTGAAATATTGTTGAAAAAGTTTTGGTGTTTTTATTATAGTAGGTTTTAATAGAGCAAAGAAAAATTCGTAGAGTATTTtttaaaagagaaaaaagagCAATTTAGTACGCCAgtacttgaaaatttaaagcCTAAGAGATACAACAAATCGTATCAAGACCTTTCTAGGTGATAGGAGAATTTTTGATCAAATTGGTTTACCTTACCACCTCTTTAAAATATTAGAACGTATATTTATTACATCCCGTATAAAATGTTTTTCCTgtaggtatacagggtgttttcaAACATATGGAACATTTTCTGAAGATAGGTTCTACATAGTATGTGAATTTATGTCTGAAAACACttagttttttatttatacactATTTTGTGCTGTGTAACACGCTGATTTAAATCtcgcaaaaaataaaaaaaacgtaGGACGCTTTTGTAGGAGAGGTTTTAGACACAAAGACAATGAGAAAAGTGCAAATGCACATATGCCCGAAAGCGCATAATTTAATAGTtatatgctattttatattgcgtaaaaCGCTGGCCCATTTCTTGCCAACGCGGCGTGCTATCTTCTTTAAGTCCTATTAAACCCAAAGTTATTCTGGCCCTTTAAATGAGCGGCGCATAGTTATGGatcttaaagaaagtatcacacGATACGCATTATAAAATAGCATATAACTAAAAACCTAAGCCCTTTCGGACATATGTGTACATGAACTTTATTCATTGCCTTCGTGTCCAGAATCTATCCCCCAAAAATGGCCCAtatgtttggaaacaccctgtatatctgtaACCCACAGAGATTAGAAACTAAAACTAATTTCGTCTATGATCCTGAATAGATAACTTGCATACGAAtgcaatttgaaattttaatatttacagaATTATTACGAAATTTGCAATATCGACGAAACTGCCTTTCGACAAATATTCAATCGCCGATTATCGATGAATAGGATCGTGTGCAACGCACCCGATATCGATAAGTAATTCCATGGTTAAGAGCAGTTCGAAACTACTTGCTTTGTTCGCTAAAGCTTTCGCCAACGAGTTATCGTAAATTTCGTCACCGGTATCTCGGTATTTATTCAGTGTGCGAAGCGAAGCAAAAGCTAGCGCGTGCAAAATGTTCATCTCGAATTTAATTTGCCCGTTACCAAGAACTGTTCGCAGCCGTGCAGTCTGAATCGATAGAGGAAGGACTGTCGTACCTGCAACTTGTTCGCACAGATTTGCCCTAATCTCGTTTCCCGAAGTCCACGTGCATTCACGCTGCTCCAGAGTTATCTGCGCCCCTAACGAAATCACTATAACGAGGGAACCGTGGACGTTCCTGGTTTCAACGGGAATAACGTTTCTCGGAAGCCGTTGGTTCGTCTTC
The sequence above is a segment of the Calliopsis andreniformis isolate RMS-2024a chromosome 3, iyCalAndr_principal, whole genome shotgun sequence genome. Coding sequences within it:
- the LOC143189051 gene encoding BTB/POZ domain-containing protein KCTD9 isoform X4, whose translation is MKRVILFENGTDINGKVFMVTYSLDELLTAASLKFNITAKRIFTPQGGEIDDIKLIRDDDILYVTSGEDFISKDKMPIQTQLNKNSEWITLNVGGKYFTTTRDTLTKNEPASMLARMFTESTHSEQRIVPSRQDKNGVLAEARFYGIDGVIETLMEIVEENYLQKCAAGVSLTRKDVLKAIMSTSTTSELRFQGVNFIGADLSKLDLRNINFKYAVMRGCSLEGANLSGCCFERADLSYANLQSAQLVCVKMSCANLAAANLRSCNFEDPSGLPANMEGVNLKGANLEGSNMAAVNLRVATLKNAILRNCDLRSAVLAGADLECCNLSGSDLHEANLRGANLKDAAFELMLTPLHMSQTIR
- the LOC143189051 gene encoding uncharacterized protein LOC143189051 isoform X5, which translates into the protein MPIQTQLNKNSEWITLNVGGKYFTTTRDTLTKNEPASMLARMFTESTHSEQRIVPSRQDKNGAYLIDRSPTYFEPLLNYLRHGQIILDSNVNAAGVLAEARFYGIDGVIETLMEIVEENYLQKCAAGVSLTRKDVLKAIMSTSTTSELRFQGVNFIGADLSKLDLRNINFKYAVMRGCSLEGANLSGCCFERADLSYANLQSAQLVCVKMSCANLAAANLRSCNFEDPSGLPANMEGVNLKGANLEGSNMAAVNLRVATLKNAILRNCDLRSAVLAGADLECCNLSGSDLHEANLRGANLKDAAFELMLTPLHMSQTIR
- the LOC143189051 gene encoding BTB/POZ domain-containing protein KCTD9 isoform X2, which codes for MHNCLSLVFMVTYSLDELLTAASLKFNITAKRIFTPQGGEIDDIKLIRDDDILYVTSGEDFISKDKMPIQTQLNKNSEWITLNVGGKYFTTTRDTLTKNEPASMLARMFTESTHSEQRIVPSRQDKNGAYLIDRSPTYFEPLLNYLRHGQIILDSNVNAAGVLAEARFYGIDGVIETLMEIVEENYLQKCAAGVSLTRKDVLKAIMSTSTTSELRFQGVNFIGADLSKLDLRNINFKYAVMRGCSLEGANLSGCCFERADLSYANLQSAQLVCVKMSCANLAAANLRSCNFEDPSGLPANMEGVNLKGANLEGSNMAAVNLRVATLKNAILRNCDLRSAVLAGADLECCNLSGSDLHEANLRGANLKDAAFELMLTPLHMSQTIR
- the LOC143189051 gene encoding BTB/POZ domain-containing protein KCTD9 isoform X3 yields the protein MVTYSLDELLTAASLKFNITAKRIFTPQGGEIDDIKLIRDDDILYVTSGEDFISKDKMPIQTQLNKNSEWITLNVGGKYFTTTRDTLTKNEPASMLARMFTESTHSEQRIVPSRQDKNGAYLIDRSPTYFEPLLNYLRHGQIILDSNVNAAGVLAEARFYGIDGVIETLMEIVEENYLQKCAAGVSLTRKDVLKAIMSTSTTSELRFQGVNFIGADLSKLDLRNINFKYAVMRGCSLEGANLSGCCFERADLSYANLQSAQLVCVKMSCANLAAANLRSCNFEDPSGLPANMEGVNLKGANLEGSNMAAVNLRVATLKNAILRNCDLRSAVLAGADLECCNLSGSDLHEANLRGANLKDAAFELMLTPLHMSQTIR
- the LOC143189051 gene encoding BTB/POZ domain-containing protein KCTD9 isoform X1, encoding MKRVILFENGTDINGKVFMVTYSLDELLTAASLKFNITAKRIFTPQGGEIDDIKLIRDDDILYVTSGEDFISKDKMPIQTQLNKNSEWITLNVGGKYFTTTRDTLTKNEPASMLARMFTESTHSEQRIVPSRQDKNGAYLIDRSPTYFEPLLNYLRHGQIILDSNVNAAGVLAEARFYGIDGVIETLMEIVEENYLQKCAAGVSLTRKDVLKAIMSTSTTSELRFQGVNFIGADLSKLDLRNINFKYAVMRGCSLEGANLSGCCFERADLSYANLQSAQLVCVKMSCANLAAANLRSCNFEDPSGLPANMEGVNLKGANLEGSNMAAVNLRVATLKNAILRNCDLRSAVLAGADLECCNLSGSDLHEANLRGANLKDAAFELMLTPLHMSQTIR